One Cervus canadensis isolate Bull #8, Minnesota chromosome 13, ASM1932006v1, whole genome shotgun sequence DNA segment encodes these proteins:
- the DYRK3 gene encoding dual specificity tyrosine-phosphorylation-regulated kinase 3 isoform X1: protein MGGTARGPGRKDEGPPGAALPPQQRRLGDGVYDTFMMIDETKCPPCSNVLCNPSEPPLPRRLNITTEHLTRDPTQRFLNGGEMKVEQLFQEFGNGRADNLQSDGINDSEKCSPSASQGKSSDSLNTVKSSSSSKASKMVPLTPEQALKQYKHHLTAYEKLEIVNYPEIYFVGPNAKKRHGVIGGPNNSGYDDADGSYIHVPRDHLAYRYEVLKIIGKGSFGQVARVYDHKLRQYVALKMVRNEKRFHRQAAEEIRILEHLKKQDKTGSMNVIHMLESFTFRNHVCMAFELLSIDLYELIKKNKFQGFSIQLVRKFAQSILQSLDALHKNKIIHCDLKPENILLKQHGRSATKVIDFGSSCFEYQKLYTYIQSRFYRAPEIILGSRYSTPIDIWSFGCILAELLTGQPLFPGEDEGDQLACMMELLGMPPAKLLEQSKRAKYFINSKGLPRYCSVTTQADGRAVLVGGRSRRGKKRGPPGSKDWGTALKGCEDYLFIEFLKRCLQWDPSARLTPAQALRHPWISKSVPRPLTIEKVSGKRVVNPANAFQGLGSKLPPVVGIANKLKANLMSETNGGIPLCSVLPKLIN, encoded by the exons ATGGGCGGCACGGCTCGCGGGCCCGGGCGGAAGGATGAGGGGCCGCCGGGGGCCGCACTCCCGCCGCAGCAGCGGAG ATTGGGGGATGGTGTCTATGATACCTTCATGATGATAGATGAAACCAAATGCCCACCCTGTTCAAATGTACTCTGCAATCCTTCTGAACCACCTCTACCCAGAAGACTAAAT ATCACCACTGAGCATTTAACAAGAGATCCTACTCAACGCTTCCTGAATGGAGGTGAGATGAAGGTAGAACAGCTATTTCAAGAATTTGGCAATGGAAGGGCCGACAACCTTCAGTCAGATGGTATCAACGACTCTGAAAAATGCTCTCCCTCCGCTTCTCAGGGTAAAAGTTCAGATAGTTTGAATACAGTGAAATCCAGCAGTTCATCCAAAGCATCTAAAATGGTGCCTCTGACTCCAGAACAGGCCCTGAAGCAATATAAACATCACCTCACTGCTTATGAGAAGCTGGAAATTGTCAATTATCCAGAAATTTACTTTGTGGGTCCAAATGCCAAAAAAAGACATGGAGTTATTGGTGGTCCTAATAACAGTGGGTATGACGATGCAGATGGGTCCTATATTCACGTGCCTCGAGACCATCTGGCTTATCGATATGAGGTGCTGAAAATTATTGGCAAGGGCAGTTTTGGGCAGGTAGCCCGGGTCTATGATCACAAACTTCGGCAGTACGTAGCCCTGAAGATGGTACGCAATGAAAAGCGCTTCCATCGCCAAGCAGCCGAGGAGATCCGGATTTTGGAACATCTTAAAAAGCAGGATAAAACTGGTAGTATGAACGTTATTCACATGCTAGAAAGTTTCACATTCCGGAACCATGTTTGCATGGCCTTTGAATTGCTGAGCATAGACCTTTATgagctcattaaaaaaaacaagttcCAGGGCTTTAGCATCCAGTTAGTTCGCAAGTTTGCTCAATCCATCTTGCAATCCTTGGATGCGCTCCACAAAAACAAGATCATTCACTGTGACCTAAAGCCAGAGAACATTCTCCTGAAACAGCATGGGCGCAGTGCGACCAAGGTCATTGACTTTGGCTCCAGCTGTTTCGAGTACCAGAAGCTGTACACCTACATCCAGTCTCGGTTCTACAGAGCTCCGGAGATAATCCTGGGAAGCCGCTACAGCACACCCATCGACATATGGAGTTTTGGCTGCATCCTCGCAGAGCTTCTGACAGGACAGCCGCTCTTCCCTGGAGAGGATGAAGGAGACCAGCTAGCCTGTATGATGGAGCTTCTGGGGATGCCACCAGCAAAACTTCTGGAACAGTCCAAACGTGCCAAGTACTTTATTAACTCCAAGGGCCTGCCTCGCTACTGTTCTGTGACCACTCAGGCCGATGGGAGGGCAGTGCTTGTGGGAGGTCGTTCGCGGAGGGGTAAGAAGCGGGGTCCCCCAGGCAGCAAAGATTGGGGGACAGCGCTGAAAGGGTGTGAGGACTACTTATTTATAGAGTTTCTGAAAAGATGCCTCCAGTGGGACCCCTCTGCCCGCCTGACCCCGGCTCAAGCATTAAGACACCCTTGGATTAGCAAATCTGTTCCCAGACCTCTCACCATTGAAAAGGTGTCAGGCAAACGGGTAGTAAATCCTGCAAATGCTTTCCAGGGACTGGGTTCCAAGTTGCCTCCAGTTGTAGGAATAGCCAATAAGCTTAAAGCTAACTTAATGTCAGAAACCAATGGTGGTATACCTCTGTGCAGTGTATTGCCAAAACTGATTAACTAA
- the DYRK3 gene encoding dual specificity tyrosine-phosphorylation-regulated kinase 3 isoform X2, protein MMIDETKCPPCSNVLCNPSEPPLPRRLNITTEHLTRDPTQRFLNGGEMKVEQLFQEFGNGRADNLQSDGINDSEKCSPSASQGKSSDSLNTVKSSSSSKASKMVPLTPEQALKQYKHHLTAYEKLEIVNYPEIYFVGPNAKKRHGVIGGPNNSGYDDADGSYIHVPRDHLAYRYEVLKIIGKGSFGQVARVYDHKLRQYVALKMVRNEKRFHRQAAEEIRILEHLKKQDKTGSMNVIHMLESFTFRNHVCMAFELLSIDLYELIKKNKFQGFSIQLVRKFAQSILQSLDALHKNKIIHCDLKPENILLKQHGRSATKVIDFGSSCFEYQKLYTYIQSRFYRAPEIILGSRYSTPIDIWSFGCILAELLTGQPLFPGEDEGDQLACMMELLGMPPAKLLEQSKRAKYFINSKGLPRYCSVTTQADGRAVLVGGRSRRGKKRGPPGSKDWGTALKGCEDYLFIEFLKRCLQWDPSARLTPAQALRHPWISKSVPRPLTIEKVSGKRVVNPANAFQGLGSKLPPVVGIANKLKANLMSETNGGIPLCSVLPKLIN, encoded by the exons ATGATGATAGATGAAACCAAATGCCCACCCTGTTCAAATGTACTCTGCAATCCTTCTGAACCACCTCTACCCAGAAGACTAAAT ATCACCACTGAGCATTTAACAAGAGATCCTACTCAACGCTTCCTGAATGGAGGTGAGATGAAGGTAGAACAGCTATTTCAAGAATTTGGCAATGGAAGGGCCGACAACCTTCAGTCAGATGGTATCAACGACTCTGAAAAATGCTCTCCCTCCGCTTCTCAGGGTAAAAGTTCAGATAGTTTGAATACAGTGAAATCCAGCAGTTCATCCAAAGCATCTAAAATGGTGCCTCTGACTCCAGAACAGGCCCTGAAGCAATATAAACATCACCTCACTGCTTATGAGAAGCTGGAAATTGTCAATTATCCAGAAATTTACTTTGTGGGTCCAAATGCCAAAAAAAGACATGGAGTTATTGGTGGTCCTAATAACAGTGGGTATGACGATGCAGATGGGTCCTATATTCACGTGCCTCGAGACCATCTGGCTTATCGATATGAGGTGCTGAAAATTATTGGCAAGGGCAGTTTTGGGCAGGTAGCCCGGGTCTATGATCACAAACTTCGGCAGTACGTAGCCCTGAAGATGGTACGCAATGAAAAGCGCTTCCATCGCCAAGCAGCCGAGGAGATCCGGATTTTGGAACATCTTAAAAAGCAGGATAAAACTGGTAGTATGAACGTTATTCACATGCTAGAAAGTTTCACATTCCGGAACCATGTTTGCATGGCCTTTGAATTGCTGAGCATAGACCTTTATgagctcattaaaaaaaacaagttcCAGGGCTTTAGCATCCAGTTAGTTCGCAAGTTTGCTCAATCCATCTTGCAATCCTTGGATGCGCTCCACAAAAACAAGATCATTCACTGTGACCTAAAGCCAGAGAACATTCTCCTGAAACAGCATGGGCGCAGTGCGACCAAGGTCATTGACTTTGGCTCCAGCTGTTTCGAGTACCAGAAGCTGTACACCTACATCCAGTCTCGGTTCTACAGAGCTCCGGAGATAATCCTGGGAAGCCGCTACAGCACACCCATCGACATATGGAGTTTTGGCTGCATCCTCGCAGAGCTTCTGACAGGACAGCCGCTCTTCCCTGGAGAGGATGAAGGAGACCAGCTAGCCTGTATGATGGAGCTTCTGGGGATGCCACCAGCAAAACTTCTGGAACAGTCCAAACGTGCCAAGTACTTTATTAACTCCAAGGGCCTGCCTCGCTACTGTTCTGTGACCACTCAGGCCGATGGGAGGGCAGTGCTTGTGGGAGGTCGTTCGCGGAGGGGTAAGAAGCGGGGTCCCCCAGGCAGCAAAGATTGGGGGACAGCGCTGAAAGGGTGTGAGGACTACTTATTTATAGAGTTTCTGAAAAGATGCCTCCAGTGGGACCCCTCTGCCCGCCTGACCCCGGCTCAAGCATTAAGACACCCTTGGATTAGCAAATCTGTTCCCAGACCTCTCACCATTGAAAAGGTGTCAGGCAAACGGGTAGTAAATCCTGCAAATGCTTTCCAGGGACTGGGTTCCAAGTTGCCTCCAGTTGTAGGAATAGCCAATAAGCTTAAAGCTAACTTAATGTCAGAAACCAATGGTGGTATACCTCTGTGCAGTGTATTGCCAAAACTGATTAACTAA